The genomic region AAATAATGCTTAAATTATACACAGTGTCATAGAAGTGGGTCTTTATTCTTcccacaaataaataatttttttaaaaaaaaccaatgtTAACCAAGTATAAAAAGTAATGCCCAAACAAAACTACAGTGCTGTTATCATTCCATGTTGGCTGGGGATGGGGATCGCTGCAGGAGAATACGTATTTCTTCAAAGTGCTGCTTCTTCCAACATTGCCTTGTACTGGCTTCATGAGAGATGGGAACTCCTTTGCACTCTAACTGCAGTTCTGTCTGAGCAGCCATATCCTTGAAATTCAAGGCCACCGTTGCATAATgttctgaaggaagaaaatactatatttcaataaagcttttttttaaaggattacaTTTGCTGTTGCTAattttttatctgcttttcccATGTCTGAGCGAAGCCTGTTTTCACAGATGACAACTGCTACAGACATCAGGCTGTACTCCAAGGAGCACAGCCTAAGCGAGCTCCAGTTAGCAGGGGTGTCACGTTTGTTCCTTCTCCCTGCAAAGCGCAGCCTCTCTGAGGTCCTCAGAAAGACTCACCGTCAGGCCAGTTTCTACACCTCCACTTCAGGATGATTTTTTGGCTTGGGACCTGTAAGAAGATCAGAAGGTTCTGCCTGTTAGTGTCTGAGATAATGCACATTATCACGGCTACTCGATGctaattccccccccccccaaaaaaaaaaaaaaaaccaaaacatggaGATGAGCATTATCTTACATGATAGCAGACATATGCATGTAAACAAAAAgattgggttttgttggttttgggtttttttaaataaactctcTTCATCCAGCTCTCTGCTTACTACATTCCTCTGTTTTGTGTTCTCTGTGGAAGGAGGTCAGGCTGATTAGTTACTAGAACATAAAACACTGGTTTTCTTGCAGACCTTGAAATGGGCACAAGTAAGAAAGAGTCATGTTTTCACCTCTGCAATTTCTAAGCTTGTCACAGAGCATGCCTGTGATGCTCTGTTTAAGCAATCCAGCCTGCATTGATGTACAAGTTGGGCAGTATTGCACAAAACCGATTTTCAGCCTGGCACCAGCTCCTGTGAGAAGGGGAGGTACTGCTTCAGCACATGCATTAAGTCAGCTGAAGTTTGGTCTAAAGCAGGCTTCTTGCTTTCACTAAGCTGTtaagtttatatttattttgactgTTTCATCTAAATAGTTCCTCATCTACTTGCACTGACTTCCCTCAACTTCCAGGGTGGGAATGTTACCACTGGAGCCAGTCCCAGGTGCAACACTTCTGCAGCATGTACACTTCCAGCCAGAGCCCTTTCTGGCATGAACAAACATTTCATTAGCTTGAACTGAGAACCCAATTTTCCAAGGCTCTGCTTTTTTAGAAGTTGTCCAGTTGTCAGTGATCCTTACTGCCCCTCAGCTGGATGGACGTTGGTGGGCCAAGTCTAAGCTGAGCAACTGTGAAAATGGTTTCTCAGAGGTTTCAAAAATGAAGCTGATTATCAAATGTTCCCCTCTGTTTACAAAAACATTCAGTTGGGGAGAGTGTAACACTTGCCCTGAATAGAACAGAGAGTGTTTCTCCAGTTACAAGAAGTGATACGGCTTTGGGAAATAAACCTTAAACCTGCTTTCTCACTCCTCATAAAAAAGGAGGGTGCTCAGAGTTTTTTCCCGCAATGCAGGTCATCAGGTGTAGCCTGTGCCTGCCCTTTtcatggggaagaaaaaaaaaaaatcacaaaccaCAATAACGATTATTTTGGCTTTGTAGTAGAGAAACTGAATATGCATAAGAGATGCTGAAATGTTAGAAACGTGCTGCTTTTTAGCTCAGAGAAGCAGCTGACACCCAACATCCCTATTTTTGAAGTGCAAAGTAGAAGCATTTTTACCAATTCTGCATATTCACCACTGACGCAACCATCAAACATCTGAAGTTTGCCTCCTTTCTCAGCTTCGATCACGGCAGGACATTTAGAAAACTTCTGTACCaactagaaaagaaagaatacagCACAAGTCAGTGAACTACACATCTATACTGCCACCCAATGTGCCATATTATGAGAGAAGGGAGGTTTGCTGACAAAAGGAGATGGAAGCAGGTAACTAAACTGTAGTCTAGGTAAGAGTGTCTAAGCAATTTCGTTTTATGCCACACTCCACCATGATCTGTGGTATTAGCAGGGGCCAGTGAGGCGACAGAGTGAGCCTGTAAATGCTGAGAAGGCTGCGGTGGTAAATACAAAGACCAGTACAGACTCTAGCCACATGCAAGGGGCATGGGCAAAGCACATACGTGCGTGCACGTCTGTCTGGCATATTTGGCAATGAGGGCGACAAGAGCAGCAGCTCTAGGAAGGTGCCAAAGAACTGCCGAGAGCCATTACTGCTTCCCACTGGTAGTGCTGGGGTTCTAATTTTACTCTGGTACCAGCCCAGGCTCTTTTGAAGGACACAAACCCCAAATTTTGTTCACATCCAACGTTAATGTTGTATTTCATACCCTGTAAGCAACAGTACCATCACATCCAACAGGTGATCTTGTTAACCTGTAAGCCCTAGCTACCAACAGTGCCATGACCATTTCAGACACCTGAGTGACAAGTacttacataaaaaaaaaaaggctaagcTTTTTCTGACTAGCAAAGGAGAGCATGATTGAGCTGCACACAGACTACATAAACATGCAACTTCACGTTGTTTAGTTGGCTTTTCTTCCTAGTAAGGTAACAAccagcaaaacaacaacaaaaaaaaaggtctaaGCCACCCTAATAAGCTGTCATTAAAAAGGTAGAAGTGGAATGCTCCTGCTGCCACCCTCCAGTGCTGACTACTATTGCAGGACCCTGACAACGTGTCAATGAAGTCAGCTACCTCGCCCTCGTCCCTTGGTAGGAGACCAAGCTGGCACACAGCCTCAGCAACTGCTAACACCTTTTGCCTTTTCACCGCTGGAGTTCCTCAGTGGCTTAAGAGGTGAACCTGGTCAGCAAAACTTGAAGAGCAAACACTGAAAATCAGAATTACAGCTACTCAGTGAAGTTGCAATAACAGGGTAGCTCATGAAGTCTTCTGTTTCTGGACAAGCACATCGCTCCAGTTAACATACATAAGGAGTATTGCCTGTACTTGACACTACACACATGACATGCTTGTTACTACACAACTACTCAGATGTAACAGCGTCTGCATTAAGTTGTACTGCCTACTGAACGTATCACTTACGTCCTTAGTTGTGAAGATGCTATAGAGTTTGTCTGCTGGGGAGTTGAATATTTCTCTCATAAGTATCTTCACTGTTGGGATCTTTACACCAACTGTATCCAAAGACTGTGGTGAAACAGATTCCTGTAAAGCAAACAAGATTCATGTGAATGATTGAACACTTAAAAGTTCTGGAATGGCAGGGTTGTTGTTACCTATGTGTTCTTCAACATACATTGTGACTATACATTCATTACACAATATACTTCCACATCTATTTGACAGTATTCGCTAAATAAGTGACAAAATTCTGAGCATGCGATTTGCTCCAAAGACACCTGAAGTCTGGGGGAAGCAATCCATGCCAGTGGATTCCAGTTGCACCTTGCTGAAGCTACAGCCATTACAGAGCACAGCATTAAAGCGTACATACACACTGACGTCCTCTTCCCTGCCTGGCAGACCTGTATCCAGGAGCTGTGAGGGGTCATTTTGCTGTTACAGGCCCTGAGCCCAGCGCTGAGGAGGCCATTCTTCCCCAACGGCTTTCGCTTTCGTGAAGGGACTACATTTATGGTAACACTGAAATTGTACAACACTCAAAGCCAACATACTTGCATGGTGCTCCCACTTAATTTTTGCTCAGTGGCCAGCTCCTGCCCAACAGTAGCTTTTGTTGGCAGAATCATTCCCAAGGTAAACTCTGTAATAAAGAAGAGCGCTTGTTAGTATGAAATTGAGCTGCGCAACCACCCTGATGTCTACACACATAATGAAGGCTGCTGGCCAAAACTGTGACGTATGGGAGCATGGAATGGGACATACAACTCCAATCCAGAGTTTCCCCACCTTACCCTAATGTTTTTATTAGCAACATAGCCTAACAGCAATTTCCCTTAAATCACAGGCTTTTCACAGTTACCTGACCCAAAATTAATGTCATCTGCCCACTACAGAACGCACTGTCTCCCCAGAATTTCTGAACAGTACAGCGAATGACAAGCCAAGGGTAGGGCATTGCTCTGCTAGCCAGCCTGCAGGTCTGGCAGTGATCTCTGTGGCCAGTATGTCTAACACAATACAGCCTGGGTCGCTACAGAAACTTCTGGAGGCTGCCACGTCTGATAGCAATAAAGATTGTGACTGGTAGGGCTAACTTATTTCATCTCAGCTGgtgactatttaaaaaaaaatacaaacccaagGACTTGTCAATGTATTACCAATCCATTCAAGACAGACAACTGTGTAAGAAGATACCCAACATGCTGCTTTAACTTACCTGTTTTAAGTGCTTTCAGGTAATCTCTCAGGGCCTCTCTGACTTTTGTAGTTCCCTCAGTTCTCATAAGGTCCTTGAGAGCATCgccttcccctttctttttgctAACATTTATctagaagcagaaaaattgtAAGATCTAAGAGGCATCTAAACATGAGCCTTTTGGgttctgccaaaaaaggaaagtattttgGCTTTGTTTATTCAGAGGACAGCTGCAATTTCAAGTTCATTATCTTCTCAGTTTATCCTACCTTTGCTAAAAATAAGTCCTCTTGGGTTTTGACTTAAATAAAGGTAGCATCTCATCTCCACAGTAGCTTAGCCAAGTTCATCAAGTATAAACAAGAGTTGCCTGCTACAGAGCAGAGGCTGAGGAATCTGTGGAAGCCACAGTACCAACTGCTGTACAGCCGAGGAGGAGATTCCTTATGTTctcagggctggcagggggagtgggtgtggggtttttttaagactaCAAAAAGCAGAGTTCTTCTCAAATTTTTAGTTAGTATATCGTCACAAACAATAATTAGCAAAGAAAACTGCACATTCCTAGTAGGTAAGTTTGAGAACAGAGACAAGTCATTATTCccagtttaaaaaatgaaaatatgaaataaactATCCATATGTAATTATCCCACTTAATCACAGGATAAATCAAAATACGATGCCTATAGGTTGATaagtgctttttatttaagaattcTGAACCTATATAGCCGTATCAGTATTTCACACCTACCTCTGTATCATCTACctcattttcttctgacagGTTAGGAATTTCAACAGATCCCTTATGTTTCTCACCAGACTCTTTCACTGTACCTGTATTAACATAATGAATTCTTAAATGCGTTATTAAAAACTATTTCCCCCATAGCAAGAGTTTTATCTTGGAAATTAAGTTGTACAGAAGTGTTACTTGAAGAAAGTTGCCTAGAACCTAGTTTAAAGGAACTAAATAGCAACCAAAGGTCTCCAGCGTGTCACAGTACTTTCACAGTACGCTATTCTCAGAACGGCATTTTCCTGTATGGATGCGTTAAGATACATACGTGCACAGAGGTACATCTCACCAAGCACAGTTTGCACTGCGTTGTGCCACTGCTCCCACCTTCAGTTGTCAGCTGACCTAATGCTCTCCACTCACAACTGCTTATGTCTGCCAACGTGGAAGGTGGGTCTAAAAGGGGGTAGTGGGATACAACGACCTCCTCTTCCCTTAACTTTGTCTGCCCTTTATTTGGAAGCTCCCCAGAATGCTAGCTATTCCTTCCTGAATACCTGAAAAGCTCCCAACATACAGGCATATCACCATataatgtatgtatgtataatGGACAGGTATAcagctgactttttttaaaaatacaaaacttcaCTTGCAAATTTTTTAGAACCATTTTTCCTACTCTTAGTAGCCTTACCACAAACTGCCAGTAATCACTGCACATGCCAGAAAGACTctgcaagaacagaaattacACTCCCTTTCTGGGCCAAGGCCTGCCATCACTTACCTACACAGCTCTATAAACATGTTCTGGGATAGGAACCCTGTACTGTACTTCGTCACCTCAGACCTTACTGCCAAAAGATGGAATTTAAGGtctgatgcctttttttctttcccctgaaaACTCTTTCCCCTTGCCTTGCAAAAGCAttgttatttaaatgtattGGCTACTCAGATGATGTTAAAATCTCTTTAGCAAGCAAGAGCAAAAACAGCAGTTCTGCCCCAAACCCAGTTATCTTCATACTCTTTTATCAGCTTAGCTGTCAAAACACATGCCACACAACAGGCTTTATCAGTCTATCAGCAATACTCTCAAATACAAAGAGCCCAGTGTTAAACGTGATTGCAGAAGGGGAAATATCATGAAGGTAGACATAATATTTCTTTAGACTCTCCCACCTTCAATGGAGCCAGCTAGGTCCAGCTACTGCTTAACATCACTCTCATCATTTTTAATTACTACCCTGAAACACCCACCATGCTATGGGGGGGCACTACGCACAGACACAACCTAACATGCTACCAGCCAGGATCACAGTTAAGCACACAAACAAACGCTCCAATGTATCTTAGCAAGAAAAAATGATGGTTAGTGACATTGAGTGGAGTACAGTGCAAAGATCCCATCCTAGTCAGGAGCTGATGCAATGAAGCACAGCACAACAGGCAAAGCCTGTTAGTCCAGAGGCAGACAACCACTTCCACACAGCAAAAGGCTCAACTGGAAGACCTCTCTCAGGCTTCCCAAAGTCTCCCAGGAGGACCTGTTACCTCCAGTACAAAGCCAGGTGAACTAGTTCATGATACCGCTAAAACACTTCTGG from Phalacrocorax carbo chromosome 3, bPhaCar2.1, whole genome shotgun sequence harbors:
- the AHSA2 gene encoding activator of 90 kDa heat shock protein ATPase homolog 2; translation: MAKWGQGDPRWIVEERADATNVNNWHWTERDATSWSKSKLKEVLVGLAVEGEAGRCEISDLKHVEGEASCSSRKGKLIFFYEWNLRLSWKGTVKESGEKHKGSVEIPNLSEENEVDDTEINVSKKKGEGDALKDLMRTEGTTKVREALRDYLKALKTEFTLGMILPTKATVGQELATEQKLSGSTMQESVSPQSLDTVGVKIPTVKILMREIFNSPADKLYSIFTTKDLVQKFSKCPAVIEAEKGGKLQMFDGCVSGEYAELVPSQKIILKWRCRNWPDEHYATVALNFKDMAAQTELQLECKGVPISHEASTRQCWKKQHFEEIRILLQRSPSPANME